One window of the Marmota flaviventris isolate mMarFla1 chromosome 2, mMarFla1.hap1, whole genome shotgun sequence genome contains the following:
- the Gtsf1l gene encoding gametocyte-specific factor 1-like has product MEPEALEICPYNPHHRIPLSRFQYHLASCRRKNPKKAKKMASCKYNACHVVPIKKLEEHEAACVNRSSVEEEDTLSPLKVSLPSSEPNDDPLQTFVPQKLVCESDTRESEREETNPQKILRPGE; this is encoded by the exons ATGGAGCCAGAAGCCTTAGAAATTTGCCCTTACAATCCTCACCACCGAATCCCACTCAGCAGATTCCAGTACCACCTGGCATCATGCAGGAGAAAGAACCCCAAGAAAGCCAAAAAGATGGCCAGCTGCAAATACAATGCCTGCCACGTGGTCCCCATCAAAAAGCTGGAGGAGCACGAGGCTGCCTGTGTCAACAGAagctctgtggaggaggaggacacCCTGAGCCCTCTGAAAGTGAGTCTTCCGAGTTCAGAGCCAAATGACGACCCCCTGCAG ACTTTTGTTCCCCAAAAGCTTGTTTGTGAAAGTGACAcaagagagtcagagagagaggAGACCAACCCCCAGAAGATCCTCAGACCAGGAGAGTAA